From Gigantopelta aegis isolate Gae_Host chromosome 11, Gae_host_genome, whole genome shotgun sequence, the proteins below share one genomic window:
- the LOC121385440 gene encoding nucleolar GTP-binding protein 1-like, translating into MRPSFRRTFRTYKFISAGCSKYGSGTVISNTRELIFTRIANMSHYNFKKITVVPPSKDFVDIVLSRTQRKTPTVVHKHYKISRIRNFYMRKIKFAQQTFHDKLTQILTDFPKLEDIHPFYADLMNVLYDKDHYKLALGQINTARHLIDNVAKDYVRLLKYGDSLYRCKQLKRAALGRMCTIMKRQKQSLEYLEQVRQHLSRLPSIDPNTRTLLICGFPNVGKSSFINKITRADVDVQPYAFTTKSLYVGHTDYKYLRWQVIDTPGILDHSLEDRNTIEMQAITALAHIRAAILYIMDLSEQCGHSLEEQISLFENIKPLFTNKPLIVCVNKVDIVRLNELPPEKKKLFEDFDRDVTPVLEMSTLTDEGVMAIRNEACDRLLAHRIQGKIHTKKVADVTNRLRVAFPAKRDEKERPPCIPEAVLRKKRSMEESVKPKKRLERDIEQELGDDYIVDLRKHWDLKNPEEKYDIIPEIWHGKNVADFIDPDILQKLDELEKEEELREQAGFYDSDQSEEDEEMMELRSTAKLIREKRQIMIIESRERRRVEKSHVPRTAKKVSRSRMEGEMGELGLDMNNMDESHYATAKSRSASRKPLKRKREESADGRSHSRSKSRTPRDQSGIRDATMGRKLRKISKKAQTPRNRQAKKGEGDRVILNMKPKHLYVGKRGIGKTDWR; encoded by the exons ATGCGGCCATCGTTTAGGAGGACTTTTAGAACCTACAAATTCATTTCCGCCGGATGCTCTAAATACGGAAGCGGAACTGTCATTTCCAACACACGTGAGCTGATTTTCACAAGAATTGCCAACATGTCTCACTACAATTTCAAAAAGATAACGGTTGTTCCCCCGTctaag GACTTTGTGGATATTGTTCTATCGAGAACACAGCGCAAGACGCCAACGGTTGTTCACAAACATTATAAAATCTCACGAATCCGCAACTTCTACATGAGAAAAATCAAGTTCGCCCAGCAGACGTTTCACGACAAACTCACACAGATTCTTACGGACTTCCCCAAACTGGAG GATATCCACCCATTCTATGCGGATCTGATGAACGTGCTGTATGACAAAGACCATTACAAGTTGGCTCTGGGACAGATCAACACGGCCAGACATCTCATAGACAA CGTCGCCAAGGACTACGTTCGTCTGTTGAAGTATGGCGATTCCCTGTACCGATGTAAACAGCTGAAGCGTGCTGCTCTTGGCAG GATGTGTACGATAATGAAGAGACAGAAGCAGAGTTTGGAGTATTTGGAGCAGGTTCGGCAGCACCTGTCTCGTCTCCCTTCCATTGATCCCAACACGAGGACTCTACTCATCTGTGGCTTCCCCAACGTTGGAAAGTCAAGCTTTATCAACAAG aTAACGCGAGCGGATGTTGATGTCCAGCCGTACGCCTTTACGACGAAGTCTCTCTATGTGGGACACACTGACTACAAGTATCTACGGTGGCAG GTGATTGACACTCCAGGAATTCTGGATCACAGTCTAGAAGATCGGAACACTATAGAAATGCAAGCGATCACCGCCCTCGCTCACATCCGGGCGGCCATCTTGTATATTATGGATTTATCAGAACAGTGCGGCCACTCCTTGGAAGAACAa atttCCCTGTTTGAGAATATCAAGCCGCTGTTCACCAACAAACCTCTGATCGTGTGTGTAAATAAAGTTGATATCGTCAGACTGAATGAATTACCTCCCGAGAAAAAG AAATTGTTTGAAGATTTTGACCGGGATGTCACACCAGTGTTGGAAATGAGCACACTAACCGATGAAGGTGTGATGGCCATCAGAAATGAG gcgTGTGACCGGTTGTTAGCTCACCGAATTCAGGGAAAGATTCACACGAAGAAAGTGGCAGATGTCACCAACCGACTTCGTGTTGCTTTTCCAGCCAAACGAGATGAAAAG GAGCGACCTCCGTGTATTCCTGAAGCTGTATTGAGGAAGAAACGATCAATGGAAGAAAGCGTGAAACCCAAGAAACGACTG GAACGCGACATTGAACAGGAACTAGGAGATGATTACATTGTGGATCTCAGAA AACACTGGGACTTGAAGAATCCGGAAGAAAAGTATGACATTATTCCCGAGATCTGGCACGGAAAGAATGTCGCCGATTTTATTGATCCCGATATTCTGCAG AAACTCGATGAGTTGGAGAAGGAGGAAGAACTGAGAGAACAGGCTGGGTTCTATGACTCGGATCAGAGTGAAGAAGATGAAGAGATGATGGAATTGCGGTCAACGGCCAAACT AATCCGAGAGAAGCGTCAGATAATGATAATCGAGTCGCGAGAGAGACGTCGGGTGGAGAAATCTCACGTTCCTCGGACAGCTAAGAAAGTGAGTCGCTCTCGGATGGAAGGAGAGATGGGAGAACTTGGTCTGGACATGAACAACATGGATGAG TCTCACTATGCGACGGCGAAATCACGCAGTGCCAGTCGAAAACCACTGAAACGCAAGAGAGAAGAGTCGGCAGACGGACGATCACATTCTCGCAGCAAATCGAGAACTCCTCGCGATCAGTCCGGAATTAGAGATGCTACG ATGGGACGAAAGCTGCGGAAGATTTCAAAGAAAGCCCAGACCCCGAGAAATCGCCAAGCGAAGAAAGGAGAGGGCGACAGGGTGATTCTGAATATGAAACCCAAACATCTCTACGTGGGCAAACGAGGAATTGGAAAAACAGATTGGCGTTAA